ACGAAATCTTAGATgaaaaaaacacaatatttattgatgataaaaTGAATTTTGCAGGCAATCTAACTATGACTTAGCTGGGCAAGCAATTGGACAAGACCTAGTTAACAACCCTGACTTAGTAGCCACAGATTCAACTGTATCTTTTAAAACAGCAATATGGTTCTGGATGACGGCACAAGGCAATAAGCCATCATGCCACGACGTTATCACAGGGCAATGGAGGCCATCAGCAGCCGATACATCAGCAAATAGACAACCAGGCTATGGTGTCATTACAAACATAATTAACGGTGGAATTGAATGTGGCAAAGGACAGAATCCACAAGAGGAAGATCGGATTGGATTCTACAGAAGGTATTGTACCATATTGAATGTTGCTCCACCTTGATTGCTACACCCAGAGGAACTTTGCTGAGGCCTAGGCTTATGCTTTAGTCATGGTGATGACAGTAAAAGGGATTCTGGATGCCCATTTAGAATGGAATAAGGAGATATGTAGTTTCTTATTTTGTCTTCAGAAATAAGAGTTTCTTGTTTATATACTTCTTGCTTTTCTCAGCTCAAAAAGCTAAactttaaaatctaaaaaaaggTTTGAATTGCTTTGGATGTTCTCTAATTTGTAGACAAAATATGAAGGTCATAACTGCTCGAAATAACTACTAGTATATGTGAATGACACATGCTTGTTATTTacaatcaaaatatttgaatgttcaaatatatttacaaTAATACTCTCTCtatccctatttacttgtccattttttatttgacatacttattaagaaaataatatacttgcccattttttatttaacatacttattaagaaaataataattgacatagtgaatttatcattttatccctattaattgatagaattccaaaatcaatttactccttaagtttttatctttttcaaaaacattaactctctaaataaattaagggtataatagataaaaaaatattgttttatcttgatttgtcaaaaatgacaagtaaaaagggataaataaaaaattaaaattggacaattaaaaaaaaacaaaaggagtaataattaaaaaaaaaaaatagatctcAAAGTTACGCGGTCATTACTATGGCGGATAAATAATTCGGCACGTgttaatttgatcaatttacaattaagataaaaaataaattgaacaaaAGAGTGTGTAGCATTTttactagaatttttttttattatcatcttgtctttaaaagatttttttttgaagcaCCGATAACTCGTAATCTCTATAACTTTTGCCACAATTATTGCTTTTCAAATTGAAGTGTAAATTAAGCAATTTGTCGACCAATTTGCATTAGTATTTTAGTAATTCAACTGGCTACATGAGTGTATTTAGAGGGTTAAAGTGTTTATTCTTTCAGACTTTTAGTGGTAGACTGGTAGTTCCACAAAAGGCAGTGAACTTTTGAGTAAAGAATAATTTCCCAGATTGAAGATACCAGTATGGTTGGTTGGCATTCTGACGAGTTGTTGATTGGCCATTAATAAGACACACATATATCCACATTGACAGctaatttctctttttaaataTCCAAAGCCTTTGTCACCTTTCAATCTTGCACATGtgcttcatttttaattaaatttattactcAGCTTCTAGTTGTAATAATTCAATAGTTTAGTATTAATAAGGTTGAAATTCAAGGATTAttttaagtgaaaaaaaaaaaagattccaTAAAGATGTAGTagtgtattattttattatttacaatCCTAATAAGTATGAACATGTTCAAATAGCGACgatagaaaaatattgaatttgaagATAAAGACaaaaggttagtaggtagttaAACGTCGTTTTTCTTATCagtattattataattatactGTTATCctaataattattgttattgttactgTTATTTTCTTCCTATACTCTGACATATTAATATGTTGTTGCTGTTATTTGTTAGTAGAACATATTTGAATGATGGCATATTTCAACAAATTGAAAACAGAAAAAATGAATGGGAGACCATTACTATTCTGGAGTAGTTGGAATAACAAGGTAATAGGTATTCAGCTAACAATTCAGCTGCTGGTAGCACTTATCACTGCGGTTTTAGTTATCACAACTTTGTCCCTGTCAAGAGCCATTAGGCCAAAGGAAATTGGGGAAAAGATCCAGTTGAACTcattatccagatgcaatttcTTTTCTGGTAAATGGGTATTCGATAACCAATCTAGCCCTCTTTATAATGGGTCCAATTGTTCCTTCATTTCGTTTTTGGATGATGGAATGGCTTGTCAAAATTACGGGAGAAAAGACCTTGATTATCTCTATTGGAAATGGCAACCCCATGATTGTAACCTTCCAAGGTATAGTAgaatttttctgttttttcttatttgggTTCTGGGTATTTATGATTTTGGATAAGATTTAATGCCACAGCGATGCTGGAGAAGCTGAGGAACAAGAGGCTTGTTTATGTGGGTGATTCACTCAATAGGAATCAATGGGTTTCACTGGTGTGCATGCTAGAGTCATCAATCCATACCCATCTCAAACAAGTTCACTTCAATGGTTCATTGGTCACATTAAAAGCTATTGTGAGTTTCAACCATTATTATGTGTTTGCTCTTTGGTTATTGAAGTTATGGACTTAGATCTTGTTTCCAACATTATATTGGTGAAGGAATACAATGCTACTATTGATTTCTACTGGGCACCATTGTTGGTGGAATCGAATTGTGACGATGCCTGGCATCATCGTGTGAAGGATCGTGTATTGAGAGTTGATTCAATAGAGAAACATGCTAGATTTTGGGAAGATGCTGATGTGCTTGTTTTTAATTCCTATTTATGGTGGCGACTGGATTTGACTGTTCTGTGAGTAAACATATACCTTGAGACATTAAATCAATCATAAGAAGTTGTACTAAATTTCAAGATTTTGGGAATAAAATGTCCATTGAATATGACAGTGATTTGTGCAATTTCAGGTGGGGTTCGTTTGAAAGTGCAGATGCAAAGTATGAACAATTAGGGATGGTGCGTACATACGAGTTGGGTCTACAGACATGGGCAGATTGGTTGGACACTCATGTCAACCGCACCAAAACAAGAGTATTCTTTGTTAGCATGTCGCCCACGCACAGCAGGTATATAATTCACCACTTCAAGTTTTTCTAATTGCACAGTTTAACGAGAAGCGGATTcagatttgaagtttatgagttGGTATAATGATCTCAAGTTAATCATATAACAATAATTAGGTCAGcatcaaatatttatagatatttagTAGTAATTTCTTAATATGTATACAAGAACTAGATAAAAGTTATTGAGTTCATGTGAACCGTAATTGACTCTCCACATTTGTCCCTACATTGAACATGCTATAACAACACCAGCTACTACTACTCCTCAAACACAATTAGTAGGTTCGGTTGTATGAAACCTCAATAACATATGCTTCCCTTGGGTCCATAATGTTTCAATGCTCCGTACTTCAGAATTTTTTAAACATTAGGGGTTCTCTCATATACTCTAGTAGGCACTAGTCTTCTACTAGTTGGTATGACTTGTACGATTTCTCAACTTctaccattattattattatctatctTCTGCTAGATCTGTTTGTACTCAAGATATTCTACAAACACGCTCAAATAATACTAATAACATATTtagtgtaattccacaagtaGGGCCTGAGAATGGTGGAGTGTACACAAAGAATATGTTGTTTTCGATACCCTCgactcaagtaaaacatatcaaaaatcAAGTATATAAAGCAAAGAACCGTTGTTTGATATAATGGCAGGGGAGAAGAATGGGGGAAGGCAGAGGGTGAGAATTGCTACAATGAAACAGAACCAATGCCAAATGCAGAGTACTGGGGATCGGAATCATCTCCGGGAATG
The Solanum stenotomum isolate F172 chromosome 12, ASM1918654v1, whole genome shotgun sequence DNA segment above includes these coding regions:
- the LOC125846796 gene encoding protein trichome birefringence-like 34, with the protein product MMAYFNKLKTEKMNGRPLLFWSSWNNKVIGIQLTIQLLVALITAVLVITTLSLSRAIRPKEIGEKIQLNSLSRCNFFSGKWVFDNQSSPLYNGSNCSFISFLDDGMACQNYGRKDLDYLYWKWQPHDCNLPRFNATAMLEKLRNKRLVYVGDSLNRNQWVSLVCMLESSIHTHLKQVHFNGSLVTLKAIEYNATIDFYWAPLLVESNCDDAWHHRVKDRVLRVDSIEKHARFWEDADVLVFNSYLWWRLDLTVLWGSFESADAKYEQLGMVRTYELGLQTWADWLDTHVNRTKTRVFFVSMSPTHSRGEEWGKAEGENCYNETEPMPNAEYWGSESSPGMMRLVEAAIKKLNEKSGVKADLLNITQLSEYRKEAHPSIYRKHWDPLTKEQLENPSSYADCTHWCLPGVPDVWNHFLYVYLLYL